The DNA sequence TCACCTGCAATGAAGGACAACTGCTAACTACTGATCATCTCTTGTGCAATAAGATGTACCTGTGACACAGCATTGAATCTCAAATGGCTTGCCTGAAAGAACTTACCCACTGCGTCGCTGACTGCTGAGAGCTGCCCATTCTTCTTTGTAcaaacatactttccattactTGCTTTGAGTGCCACCTCTGTCCTCGCCACTCAATGTCAAACATTGTATTCACTTctctgtgaaaaacaaaatggagagTTTAGATAGAGGCAGTGAAAAACATAGAGAAAAGCTCCCCTTCAAGCATCAATACTTACACTTCTGTGGCAGTGGACTGGATCTCTCCATGAGTCACTAAAGTCCAGTAGGATCCACCATTGGTCCTGAACATAGCCTTTTTGCTCTCCTTATCAATCTCCATCTGGAAGGTCTCCATGTCTGTCTCCACATCCTGATTGGCTGAAATACTCACTCCTGGTAATAATGGAAGAAAAGACAGacattattttgtctttgttaaataGATATTACAGATTACAATGTTTCATCCTATGGTACAGTACAATGCTTTGGCAAGCCGTTGCTTCAAGGCTCCAGCTGTGCAGATAAGGCTCTAATAATGTAAGGGCATGTCCAAGTGCAATAGTAAATGCCAACATATTTGCG is a window from the Etheostoma spectabile isolate EspeVRDwgs_2016 unplaced genomic scaffold, UIUC_Espe_1.0 scaffold00010024, whole genome shotgun sequence genome containing:
- the LOC116679253 gene encoding fascin-2-like produces the protein METFQMEIDKESKKAMFRTNGGSYWTLVTHGEIQSTATEVEVNTMFDIEWRGQRWHSKQVMESMFVQRRMGSSQQSATQWVMMNYS